CCTATTATTAGAGTAAAATCAGTTAAATCTTTGTCAACAATTTCAAGTGCCAGGAAAGTTATGTGCAGCCATGACGAGGTGTGCATGGACTCCCTAACAAAGCCTTCTATTTCCCACACAGGGTTCCCTCTGTTCATCAGGTCTGCAGTGAGGAAACGCTGGTGCCCCAAACAGCCTTAACCAGCAGTGGGTCCCCAAGAGTCAGCTGCTCTTCTCCCAGTCCAGCACAACCATGCAGGCAGTCTAGAGCACCAGCACATCCCAAAGCAGCTCAGAAGCTCCATCTATCTAAGCCTCAGACTTCACAAGCAGAACACTCGACAAAATGTgagctttgtgtttttcttttttataggTATAAGTAAAGGGAAATGCTTTGTCTACAGTGTTTTCTACTGAAAGTAGATGTAATGTTAGATATTATCGAATGAAATAAGTTCTAAGAACCACGACACCatgcaatgtatcctcataaaaacagttcgtatgatatctcatttttcgtgcgtttccCTACCAACGTCCAGCAACACCAtacggtcttttcaaaataaacttggttaggtttaggcaacaaaactgcttagttaggtttaggaaaagatcgtggtttgggttaaaataactcaggaagtggcgtaacttaacttaacgtaacttaagtacggaagttacgtgacaaataaatcaacgttgagttctggtttcacacggggtacaaacaccagtctcctgggtaaaagtcaactgttttttgacccacccttcaaccccgacctcgtccctatgcagcgtttgttgctctttgtacttcctggttcacgattacttGCAAATgtatttcatgggatatatataaattacagtGTAATACTTTTTGTAGgtgtagctacgaacggtgtatgaggaAAGCCTGCACCATAACTTATGTCAATGTGGCCTCAGTTTTGTCATGAACATCCCAGGTGTTAAAACATTGTTGTCTTATCCACATGCAGGTCAGTTGCAAAAGGTGACTTGATCATGTGTATCAAATATTCGCCACACTGAAAAAGATAATGAAAAAATTGTATGTTAGTGGTAAATCAGTATTGGGCATTGTGCTTGCAGCACAGAATTAGTCAAGGACAAACTTATAATCCCTGTACCAGTGAAAAAaacccttgtgtgtgtgtttttgttaatgAAAAAACTCTGACCACATGCCTGCAAAAGCAACTAATATCCTTATTGCTGTTTGTCTTATCTTTTGCTCAGCATCGTCCTCTAAAAGTAAGCCATCAGCATGCCCCACTGCTGAGACTCCAAGGACTTCAAAGACATCAATCAAGACACCAACTTCAACGTCACAAAAGCCCAGTTGCCCCCCCTATGTTCATAAATCAAACCCTGACCGTGGATCAATACAACTTTTGTCCTCTCCCTCATTAGCACATTCCCAAACTGAGATCCCCAAATCCTCACACTCCCCTCTCTCGTTTCAACCTGATGTTTCTCCTTTGGCTAGTACCAGACCTCCAATCCTAGAAGAGCATCTCTCCCCTTCTCCATCCATATCCTTCTCCTTGAGGTCTACGTTCACAGTCTCACCATCAAGCTCAGCTGAGGTAACCTTATTGCCCAAAGTTCACCAATCAAACCCATTACAGAAAGGCTCAGGCTCATCTCTGTTAGCAGAAAAACCCCAATCTTCCCAGTTATCCCCCGAGCCAACCTCATCACTGAAGCTTTCCCGATCGCCCCCAAGCAATCTAGAGGACCCAAGGCAATCCCAGCATTCCTGCTGTGACCCAGAGTCTCTCCTCTCAGACAATCAGCTCCAGCTCCCTCTGTCACCTGTGTCTTCCAGTCCTCTAGTACCTCTATTTGATGCATATTTTAGTCATGGGTCAACTCCAACAAATTCTTTAGTTTTGATGTCCTCTACCCCCATCCCTGATGAACATGAATCAACTCAGGATACACAGTGTATCCCATCACTTCCATCACATTTCTCAGATGTCATCAATAATCCTCCTTTAGCTGTGGAaatagaggaggaagaggagctatCAATAGGTAAGTGAATTGTAATAATGACTTTCTttgtctgtatatgtgtgtatttgcacTTATGTTTTTAAGATGGTGACAAGAGCACCAATTAGACACATAATGTTTACTTGTTTTGATCATGAAATGGTTACTATTAGTTAATAAGTTTACTTATTATAGGAGATGGGCTGGATGTAAACTATTTCCATATTCATCAAAAAATTTGTAGAGGATTTCTTAGAAGCGTTGGGTAAAGGCAGGGATATATATTACGACTGTGGAGCCGATTATGAATCTGATTAGACAGTCAgcaaataaaatcatatattgTGTGATATGTTAAGATTCTAATCTTAAGTCTTCAGTCGCTGCAAGTAGTTCTCAAAAAGATTGTTttaaacatgtttgatattcGCAACTGACATCTGGGATCGATGACGCCGCTTGTTTTTTGGCCGAGGGAGAATTATTACCAATTCCCTCTGTAGGCTTTATAGTCTATTTTCTATCTTTATGTTGTCTGTCCAGTGAAGTTTCTGTAGGTTTCTGCTAGTCGTCAGGTTTGTCCCGAGCTTAACCTGTCTTACATGcagtctgtttttttgttcttgttaTGGTTGTATCACCACACTTAAGCTTCTTAACTGTGTGACACACCACTACTCTGTGATAGTAGTGTGATTTGGACTTCAGCTACAGATCTCAAAGTGTGTATCTAACTAAGGGGAAGTGAATAAAACTGGAGCATCAGGTGCCACGCCTACTCCCTGTCACCAAAAGTACGGACAAAGCTGCTCGCTATTTCCATAAATACCGACACACGCAATCAAAATTCAGTCCTCCTACATTCATATCTATGCCAATGATACAGTTCTTTGCTCAATTGGTCCCTCTTGAGATTCAGTTCTCCATGAAATATTCCTCATTATTCAAAAAAGCATTTGCCAATTTACACCTCATATAATTAACAGCTCCAACTAACATCGTGTGATTTTGGAAAGAACATTTCCACCTCTACTCAGCATTTTCCAAAACATTCTCATAGCATAGATCTTGAAATTGTCAAAGTGGGGTTCTGGTATACTTAGATGCATGTTAACTCAAGCAAGTTGTTGTATTATCGAGAACTTTATTGTCAAGGCCTCCTGTTTGGCTCGGCTTAATCACTTAAAttcttataaaaaaacaaaaactagatGTAATTTTTAAATGAAGTTCTTGATTATCCTGATGAAGGCCACTGGTGTTATAAGGATGAACACAACCTGGACCCAAAGGCAGACAAACAGCATGATAATAGACTGAAATTTGTTGGATTTCACAATTAAATTGCTCCTCGATGGTACTACAAGTGCTGCTAGAATTTTGACCTTCGTGGCATTTGTTATCACATCTTACAAACATCTAATTTAACAGCCACCCACACTACGCTCAAAAGTTTAACAGTGACTCagctttattataatttttcttcatgtctgtttttctctgtctaTGTGTGTACTCTTTATCAGTTAGGAGTTAGATGTACAGACAAATGTACCCATCCACGTAAACATCCTTATTTTCCACTGCACTACTGCTatttgtacatacagtatgcctCCGTCATATAGTCCATTTGTGGCTGTATGTCATACATTGATTTGATACATTTTGCATTTCAAGGCAGCACTATTTGGTGAGTTTTCCAGAGACCAGACAATAATTTCCGGGGATTAAGAATTGGGCTACAAaaacatattcatatttatggATTTGCAGTAAAGCGGTTTCTGATAGAACACTTTGTCATGCTACATTTTGCCCGAACACAATTCTCAACGGCCAGGCGGTTTGTATGAATAAAATGCTTGTGGACCTCAGCAATAATGGCTTCCTTTTATTCCACTGGGCTGTCAAAGCCAATTTAGATCCAACCATAAAaagtgtgctttttttttttttttttttttaatatcgaTTAGGGTTTTAAGTAAATACGTGATATAAAGCTACAACAGACAGGAAGGTAATTACACTGTAAGGAATGGCCCTGAATTCCCCTTAGTATACACACATTAGGATTCACTGATGCAAATACATGCTTCTCTCTCGTACATGCAGgtgtactcacacacacacacacacacacacacacacgcacacacacgtgaGAGCAATTagtttgaagtgtttttttgctGAATTGCTGAAATACGctgtatttgtgtctgtgtgtgcgcacaTTTGGAagttatgaatgtgtgtgtagggtACGGTTTGCTGTGGgcaatttttttcaaaaaacacatgGGAATATCTTACTCTCTCTTTAGAATTAAAAATGTGCTAAAATATGTGCTTTAAATAGAGAACCGAGGACTGTGAACTGTGATGACAGTTCAAAATGACCCTTTCATCCTTCCTGACTTTTCCTCCTCTTGCTTTTACATCTCTGTCACACTTCATACTTCACACTTCTACGTCTCTTCCTCTGTTCATCCATCATCTCTGTGTTTTCCTTCATCCTTTGCATCCTTTGCATCCTTCTCACCCTTCACTTCCCTACAGATCTTTGACCAGTCTGGCACTAAAAGCCTGCTTTATTAGCGTATTAGAGCTTGACGTGTGTGTGCCAATCTCAAGGACATTTAcatcacattttacattttttcattgAATGTTAGAGATGAAAATGTTGCTTCAGTGATTCAAAGCATGATACATCAAAGACAGTCAATGTGTTCATACTATTcaccttgaaaaaaaaaaaaaaatatatatatatatatatatatatatatatatattgctatCTTTTCGATTATAGGttgaaaagaaaatcttaaaagtttgtgtctgtgtatttttcatgaagacagtggagatgaaATGTCCATCGATAGCCTGGACCTGGCTCCACATGAGGAAGACTCTTCAGATGAAGAAGAAGCACAGATGCTCGGACGTTTAACGAGAGGGAGATCCAGAGAAGAAGAGCAAGGGAGCCCTGCCATATCTCATACAGAAGATCCCTTTGTTCCTGCAGATGCCGACAGAGAAGGAGATTTGCACACTGATGAGCAGGAACAGCTGTCAGAACCATCCATGGTAACATGTTTCCATATTCACACATGCTTTTTACTTATTGGAGGGAGAACGTTGGGCTAGAAAACCGTAATGGCACTATTCAAATATTATGCAATTACAGTACTCAAATGTAAGTACATTTTATAAGTGGTTGTCAAGCTGACAATCAGGCATCAATACAAAAGAGATTTCACTTTAAGCCAGTGTTACCAACAGAAGCCTACTCATTTTAATCCATTATTTAGTCCATTAGCAACCATTGGTAACCACTTTCAAAGGAAGATGCCAAAAGAAAGTAGCACTCAGAGGGATCTACACTAACTTTTTCCGAAGAAACACATGCTCTCCTAAATGAACAAAAGATTAAGAGCACACAAACAATTAATTACATAAATATTTATacactctatgtgtgtgtgctcctttTCCTTGTATATAATTATGATGTGAAAACCAGTGGAGGACTATGGAAGGCAAAGCCCCTAGTATCTAGACACTTGACATGATGCCTAATGTCTAGAAACTAGACACTAACGCTAGCATTGTTCTCAACCACCCTTTTGTTACTAACAGCCATGCTAGTGTTAACGTTAGCCGTCTCAGTTAATGGGAAGTGCGAAGCCTCCTTAATTGAACCTTGTGAATCACCCTTGCCGGATTCCTCTTTTTCGCTCAGAATAAAAATTAATGggcttttttaatttatagccAATGTGCCACCGATAGCCTACTTTTTTCAGTGCTGTTCAGCTTTCTTTCACTTGACACGGCTGCGTTATCACAGAAAACTCTACTGTGATTGGCGTATTGTTGCTTGTGGAATTGTGGGACTTGTAGTTTTTGAACGATTAGCAGCAGGGCGGGAAAAGATTATGTTAGGTTGTAATCTTTACTTGCACTCTGTGCTCGTAAATGATTTTTCCAGCCAAATGCAAGTGAAATACTCGCCCTTTAGAGCCCTGATCTGAAATATTAGAGAGCATGAGATCATTGTTCCTGTGTGACTTTTTCAAAGTAATAAAGACATCAGCTAATTACTTTTGATCAGACATTTCTCACTACACAGCCACCTTGTTTTTAATGCAGAGCTGCACAtcacaaatacaacaaaatgttTGCGCCCAGGTGCTTCCAACTAGTCCGATAAACCTTCCCTCTCGGCCCACCTGCTGCATTAAAGAGACAAACGCATATATAATAAGTAAACACGCCAGGGGAccgtcacacaaacacagtttttGATTGCATAAAAATGGAATGCCTCGTATGATTAAATGAGGACTGCAGCAAAATCCTTCAATAGATAAAAAGTATAATTGACATGACAGTGGGGAAAAATATTTGATTGCTtacaaatgaatgaaagaatTTCCAAATAGGCTGCAATCGTTATATATACCAATATGTTAAAGTTTGTCTTTCATGCCGGGTAATAAAAGGAATAAATGGGCAAGTTATAGAAGTTTTAGAGAACCACATCATTCCACTGGACATAATCACTCTATAGAATGAGACGACTTACAGTTCGGAGTTTCTTATTGTAGCCGACCTGATCTATTAGATAACATTTGTATCGCACTAATTACTTTACATTATTCATCTATAGCTCAGAGACACCCAAGGCTGTGGTGTTAAAGGTGCACACCATTgaaggaagaaaagagaaacagagtgGATTAAAAAGACACCGCTTGAATGGTCCCAAATGACCTATCAGCCATTTAATGGTATGAATCCTTTATACTGTGACAAGGGAATGAAAAAAATAAGGGGGGGCTAGTGCTTTATTAAAAAGCTGGAGCAAAATGAGGTTCATGATTGTGAAGATGGTGGTTATCTGTGGCCTCTGGACTTGAATCAAACTGCTCCTAAAATGATTAGATAGTAATTTTtttccagctctctctctctctctggacttgatctcttctcctctcttgtccTTCATGTATTTCTTAtactttctcttcctctttctcctttaTCTGTTACCTTTTCTTCTGTCAATCCTCCCTTTCTGTCCTACCTTTACGCCGTAGTTCAGGCAGCTAGTCGACTTCTGCATCCTTTTTCAGGAGACATTAGtctgcacaaacacaactccaatTTTCCCTGCCACACAGTCCCATTGTGTTTGGTCTCTCGCCATTTCATTGTTAtgcctcctcttctttcttttgcCCCATCATCCTCTCGCCATTCTCCTTCCTCGCTCCTTCCTCTTTCTTAGCAAACACTATTCCCACATGCCCTGCTTCCTATTTTCTCCCGGCCCATCTGCGGTGTCTTGCGAAGCTATATGGCTAGCATGCTAATGCGTCAGATCTAATCTTAACTAAACAGAGCTTCCTCATTTTACCCCCGTCTCACAGGAGGACACTTGCGCGGGGAAGAACAGCTAACCCACCATGCCATTGTGAGATGCTCTCACCAGCTCCAggggttaattaaaaatcaattcatcaagtggaaacaaaggaaacagggagagaggggaatAATCTCCGGTGAAAGACACCGGCTTATTAATATGCATTCACACCAgtagaaaatggaaaaacacaaattttAACATACTTACCTGTCTTAATACAAGTTAAATTGATATTGAATTTCAGTTTGTCCTTTTGAACTGATTGTGTTAGGATAGAAATGAAACTCAAGACCAAACTATTAATTCCTTATTCCCCTGTCCTCTCTTCACTGTTTTCCCATGTCCCCAAATACATCCCTCCTTCCTGTCCCCACCTCAACTCCCTTCATAATCTTATTTCTTTGTGTATCATCTCTCCATCTCATCCTCACATGATCCGTCTTACTGCGTCACTTATTCCCTTTTATACCACTTACCCCTCCTTTCATCCATCCCTCCTGCTCCTgtgtctctccatctgtctccaTATCCCCTTAGGTGATGCACAACCAGAGTGCTGGGTCTGGATCAGAGCTGTTCTGTGATCTGGACGGGTTTACGCCTCTGGGCTTGGACATGAACTCTGGTCACTCCGACacaccagaacacacacactgggaacCAGTGCACACATGCCAGACTTCACCTCATGATTCAGACCCAACAGGTAGGTTACAGAAGAGAAGTCTTTTtaggtgtatatgtgtgtgtgcgggaaTTTTTATGCTCCGATTTTATAGagatcttttttctttaaactgGCTCATGTTTTCCTATAAACTACATCACAATGTGCTGTTTTTGTGCTTCAAGAGATTAGATAGTGAAGATTACCTCTGTGTCCAACTTTTGCCCGGAGATACTTTCCAATTTGCAAGCGTTATTCATATCACAAAGGCCTCATAATAGGATTTAGAACAAATATGTAAAAACGTAGAGCTTACAAGAGAGATGAAAATGAGTTTTAAACCCAGAGGAGCGCTGGCTGCTTGGTGGAAAACGAGAGATGGGGGACAACATCGATAATTTACTACTGGTGGGTCCAAGGGGAGCTTTTCTGAGATGCCTTTcccattttgtgtgtgtatgtgcatattTCTTTCCCTGCACATGTGTCTAAGCCTGTGCTTCTTTTATAATAATTAGTGCCTCCATTTTCTTAAACTGTAGGTGAACACAGTTTACCTGAAACTTGTGAAAGTCTCAACCCGTAAAATAGGCTACCGaagcttggtcagtgcccctcaacATCTGATACCGACacaccgaggcaccctttagcgtctgtatgagacgcaccaggttTTCAGCTAACTCCAATATAACCCATCCGCATCAGTATTAAatggtcagagcaactgacataGTATAAACGGTGAGAAGTCTACGTAGGGTGGGTGgaagggtcaaacaaacacaggactttcacccaggagcccgctgttagtgtcccatgtgaaaccaagtcaaagTTGACTTATCTTACCTTAGTTTTGTTACATAACATACGTACTTACAGTAAATAGTGCCTGATACGTAAcaagcatacttattttacgtattattttaacccatttttccaaagcctaaccaagtacttttgttacgTAAGTAAACCTTAAAACTTTACCTACGTTTGAACTTTATTTCGGAAAGAGactctatgcatgtaacgagcggaaactgacacgtcGACCATGATATGTCCAAAACGGACGCCTGAGAGGTACCTAGAGCGCCACAGTTTGAAGCATATATGGCCCAAGCACCCAGGAAGAGCGTCGGACTTTGAAGCAAACTTTGCATAGTGTCCAAAccgtggaattacaacttccgtgtccatcgCTAGATACCAATGGgtccaaaaagacttttccctgTAGACTTACTTTGGGAAAGAGACTCCTGTAAATCAGCAGATCATTtttatgaacacttgaatagcccttatttaaatcattgggtcctaaaagttgtaaaatgcaccaacagcagaatccagagttattaCCTTTCCTCCATTTATGTGAATGAGATCCCGagagctgggaggtggagttaaaagAAACGTTATAGCACTTGCTCtgtgggcccaatggatgcagaagtaATTTTATTCTCAgaagtcaaactttttttttgagCAACTTTCATGGCAATGAACGAGATCccacctccaacgctgtatctgGTTCTCTTTAACCAAGCCAGTtggaagtgagaatgtgttgcaacgTCCATATTTCTTCACAAagacacactcacaaacaaacacagacttttCTTCTTGTTTCTTCTCCAGCTGCAAAGTGTAGATAATAATGCCTGTGTCCTTCACATGGCTCTCAAAGTTGAGTTTGACTTTACCTTTGAGAGGAATGTTGAAAGACATGTTTTCCGTGCAATGTCATCTTTCTTATACAGCACTTCTGAAAACATATTGTCCAATCAGTGATTATTGCTAGAAAATGCTCCTATTCCATACCACCTATCACTACGCTTTGCCTGCAAGGGAATAATTCCatggttttaatttttttccctcctcgtTTATTTAATTGCCAAGTTTCAATCTTGAACTACACCAGACAAATCCTGCTgtaacaacatgtttttttttaaacttctaaTATTAACTGTGACCATTGAGGTAAGTATCCTCAAGGTATATGATAGATTTCCAATTTGTAACCACAGCATGGGTCtcgaaaatattttttttaacgctAATGATTTGTAAACTGGCCATGTCTACGAGGTGCTCAGACTGTCCAACAAGAAGTCTAGCCTTCACCTCCAAATTGCATCAGAGTTGAAATAATAATACTTGGATCGAATCAGGCTATATAATTTATGGTGGTGCTCATTACACCTTGTACTCTTGTCCAAGGCTGTTGAATCACATGCATTTCAAACAGGGGCTGCTGTTTTGATTCAGCAAGGATTTATAATTCATACTTTACTCACTAAAGTAAATTGCTACGGCCGAAAAATGATCCCATCAACCTTTTCTTTCATCGAGCCTCGAAGCCCATCTTTTCACCGTTTCATTGTCAAGCCTGCGTTAAATGAACGAGGTCGACAGCGAGAGACTCCCACAA
The Sebastes fasciatus isolate fSebFas1 chromosome 7, fSebFas1.pri, whole genome shotgun sequence genome window above contains:
- the zbbx gene encoding uncharacterized protein zbbx isoform X2 produces the protein MATQADLAPDRGRGGREGRVPVRVEFAENSLTYMDRLLLKKHRRAPIEIGTNLKSLPNANTADETASSLTAQEEDFRRYCASLFAVPVSRGRTEPQITTPESCLVIEVLDERDGDTNGVFVAEQRTDNNRKVPSVHQVCSEETLVPQTALTSSGSPRVSCSSPSPAQPCRQSRAPAHPKAAQKLHLSKPQTSQAEHSTKSSSSKSKPSACPTAETPRTSKTSIKTPTSTSQKPSCPPYVHKSNPDRGSIQLLSSPSLAHSQTEIPKSSHSPLSFQPDVSPLASTRPPILEEHLSPSPSISFSLRSTFTVSPSSSAEVTLLPKVHQSNPLQKGSGSSLLAEKPQSSQLSPEPTSSLKLSRSPPSNLEDPRQSQHSCCDPESLLSDNQLQLPLSPVSSSPLVPLFDAYFSHGSTPTNSLVLMSSTPIPDEHESTQDTQCIPSLPSHFSDVINNPPLAVEIEEEEELSIDSGDEMSIDSLDLAPHEEDSSDEEEAQMLGRLTRGRSREEEQGSPAISHTEDPFVPADADREGDLHTDEQEQLSEPSMVMHNQSAGSGSELFCDLDGFTPLGLDMNSGHSDTPEHTHWEPVHTCQTSPHDSDPTGSEGYGPSSSLSTYTEEHQLFRMMKDNHRQPTKIHSTRPTTRGEISANERGTSGSVSSLSGKSTPTLSHRPKTNPSPLSVAVCPSLSHSPAPPLYACLSRPTSGSEFGPASRPLSRAAQEIMEICGVDHTGCEDPDLDTDTTAHTLLGLEQELRLIAKETGKQASIFGTGNSDGPDQHGNHRFTRGQAGEEQKEEEAAARRDRQSVLLLP